From Panulirus ornatus isolate Po-2019 chromosome 67, ASM3632096v1, whole genome shotgun sequence, a single genomic window includes:
- the wapl gene encoding uncharacterized protein wapl isoform X2, which yields MAGRASIKMSGRFSRTYSRKKSAPPPLSQFDKLVTEPGSSSSTKPSATKTAGHVGKWGITSFTSLRSINGGLGKDDSGKRFLDDSPPSSIDDSYNFDSGNPANGASLQVKPPIKTFSKPRKFFKSRNAEVISEPSKVFVDKAQGRVSDNVYNSKIPPLAAFETPKSSQETVKGNPESSGENTCDKLVTSVVTKPKNSETVTSSKSGSGIKLKIFKSRDVASCSQEIYSSTVELPSDDSHAGSTSTSVASSPSTKDFSEENRDSSEELAPSSFPLTEYKDSQVTLPSIVSKDANFHPPDRLDSPNRTLNSALDSSYEFVGLMDQRSGLPVDMCIDDNFSFSGNKSNSQTSQCSIKTYCSKYSKSDALNKCTSKNTVTSSSDIDTRQNALRDEVCDGPLTDDFEIFGVGSSDTGEPQKTSPVGRGVSPGVSSGAGDAESDNFDLFSTDFDENEIEDRTTIDCTASSGLELKDSAAMADTQEMEDLLFSSQGSPISSQISTTSSYEPYKSDQSSKPESESAKKPEPPPLVKKRSIFKSRDADRDAKKRATYRHKWHDQEEKDDTSKQPPPPLPSSQSTSSATSPYDEFEPPPLKRVQTWPGSSADLDDSTESQSITSVKCARGVKQFYTVVKNVKKTHQLQESGEFQEFNDDVEYFLDALRQFMPVSTRCLAALNLAQKCMVPAFRMHLRAHGTVIKFFSALSDAHSDHRLAICAATVMFTLSQDRLNMDLDRDSLELMLNLLDTDADTSESVSQGDAAFVVQNKKKIRELCRDMQKKGHAKHLNLDNITAGHLAMETLLSLTSKRAGEWFKEELRELGGVEHLVRTITQCTQLFSPDLETWTHPLLEKLSKVDRCLKVIENVTHQNTANQEYLLQFQDGIFPEKLMSLYRVCHVEVPLYPTCDGQNQVTVSGMSTGQLLVQALLTTIKVLINLTHNAGQEALGSKLLGHQQEVYDITLYCLLIMPRYLASDKRFELLILACCLLLNLVEHSKINRSLLMKTRAPEFLNDENEIFGGERKGAMQALVELFYRCEESARQQEAHTNEIIDHDLTEQSKLKEDEKKEDEIEETVAKLLQKAGHHMEDTLIAAYTALLTGYCIMEDESCEAQIRAMLPEANFSLMVTVLKKFLRFMDLTASTSLLRSLKPTERVVKYMEKLDSNPEEEEEMDRKKQEAKEMDFDAFGF from the exons GCAAAGATGACAGTGGTAAGCGATTTCTTGATGATTCGCCACCATCAAGTATTGATGACAGCTACAATTTTGACAGTGGAAACCCTGCCAATGGCGCCTCACTCCAGGTCAAACCCCCAATTAAAACTTTCAGTAAACCTCGAAAGTTCTTTAAAAGTAGGAATGCAGAGGTGATATCTGAGCCCTCTAAAGTTTTTGTGGATAAAGCTCAGGGGCGAGTTAGTGATAATGTGTATAATTCAAAGATTCCTCCACTGGCTGCTTTTGAGACACCAAAATCGAGCCAAGAGACAGTGAAAGGTAACCCAGAATCATCTGGAGAAAATACATGTGATAAGCTCGTTACTAGTGTTgtaacaaaaccaaaaaattctGAGACTGTGACCAGTTCAAAATCTGGTAGTGGAATAAAGTTGAAAATCTTTAAGAGTAGAGATGTGGCCTCTTGTTCTCAGGAAATATATTCAAGTACAGTGGAACTGCCCAGTGATGACTCTCATGCTGGCAGCACTTCAACAAGTGTTGCTAGTTCTCCATCCACAAAAGACTTTAGTGAGGAAAACAGAGACTCATCAGAGGAGCTTGCACCCTCCAGCTTCCCGCTGACAGAGTACAAAGATTCACAAGTCACTCTACCAAGTATTGTGTCAAAAGACGCTAATTTTCACCCTCCAGATAGACTGGATTCTCCAAACAGGACTTTGAATTCAGCCCTTGATTCTAGTTATGAGTTTGTTGGACTAATGGACCAGAGAAGTGGCCTACCTGTAGATATGTGTATTGATGATAATTTTAGTTTTTCAGGGAACAAATCAAACAGTCAGACATCCCAGTGTAGCATCAAAACTTATTGTTCTAAATATTCTAAATCAGATGCATTGAACAAATGCACGAGTAAAAACACTGTAACCTCTTCCTCTGACATTGATACTCGGCAAAATGCATTGCGTGATGAAGTCTGTGATGGTCCCTTAACTGACGATTTTGAAATATTTGGTGTGGGCTCAAGTGATACAGGAGAACCTCAGAAAACATCACCAGTAGGGAGAGGTGTTAGCCCTGGGGTCTCCTCGGGTGCTGGAGATGCAGAAAGTGATAACTTTGATTTGTTTAGCACggattttgatgaaaatgaaattgaaGATCGCACCACCATTGATTGTACTGCCTCCAGTGGTCTGGAACTTAAGGACTCTGCTGCTATGGCTGACACACAGGAAATGGAGGATTTGCTGTTCTCATCTCAGGGTTCTCCTATATCTTCACAGATATCCACCACTTCCTCTTATGAGCCATACAAGTCAGATCAGTCAAGTAAGCCAGAGAGTGAAAGTGCTAAAAAACCTGAGCCACCTCCTCTGGTTAAAAAGAGAAGTATCTTCAAGAGCAGAGATGCTGACCGGGACGCCAAAAAGCGGGCTACTTACCGTCACAAGTGGCACGACCAAGAAGAAAAGGATGACACCTCaaaacaacctccaccaccattgcCAAGCAGCCAAAGTACATCTTCAGCTACCTCACCATATGATGAGTTTGAACCACCACCTTTAAAGAGAGTGCAGACATGGCCTGGATCATCTGCAGATTTAGATGATTCCACTGAGTCACAGTCCATAACAAGTGTGAAATGTGCAAGGGGTGTAAAACAG ttttatACTGTGGTGAAGAATGTGAAAAAGACTCACCAACTTCAGGAGTCTGGAGAATTCCAAGAATTCAATGATGATGTGGAGTATTTCTTGGATGCCTTAAGACAATTTATGCCTGTATCTACTCGATGTCTGGCTGCCCTCAATCTTGCTCAGAAGTGTATGGTGCCTGCTTTCAGGATGCATCTGCGGGCTCATGGTACCGTCATCAAGTTCTTCAGTGCCCTGTCCGATGCTCATTCAGATCAT AGGCTGGCAATCTGTGCAGCAACTGTAATGTTCACACTAAGTCAGGATCGTCTCAACATGGATCTGGACCGTGACTCACTTGAATTGATGCTGAACCTCTTAGACACTGATGCTGACACTTCAGAAAGCGTTTCCCAGGGTGATGCTGCTTTTGTTGTCCAAAACAAGAAGAAGATTAGGGAACTGTGTCGGGACATGCAGAAGAAAGGACATGCAAAGCATCTTAATCTTGATAACATAACA GCAGGTCACCTTGCCATGGAGACACTCCTGAGTTTAACCTCAAAACGTGCGGGAGAATGGTTCAAGGAGGAGCTACGGGAGCTTGGTGGAGTAGAACACCTGGTACGCACCATCACTCAGTGTACTCAACTGTTCTCTCCTGATTTGGAAACATGGACTCATCCACTGCTTGAGAAGTTGTCAAAGGTTGACCGCTGCCTCAAAGTTATAGAAAAT GTCACACACCAGAACACAGCCAACCAGGAGTACCTGTTACAGTTTCAAGATGGTATCTTTCCCGAGAAGCTGATGAGTTTGTATCGTGTATGTCATGTTGAGGTTCCTTTGTATCCTACGTGTGATGGTCAGAATCAGGTGACGGTTAGTGGGATGTCAACGGGCCAGTTGCTGGTTCAAGCTCTGCTTACCACAATCAAGGTCCTCATCAACCTCACTCATAATGCAGGGCAAGAAG CTTTAGGTAGTAAATTATTGGGACACCAACAAGAAGTATATGACATCACTCTCTACTGTCTCTTGATAATGCCTAGATACTTGGCATCTGATAAAAGATTCGAGTTACTTATCCTG GCATGCTGCTTGCTTCTGAATTTGGTGGAACACAGCAAAATAAATCGTAGTTTACTTATGAAAACAAGAGCGCCAGAGTTTTTGAATGATGAGAATGAAATATTTGGAG GTGAGAGGAAAGGTGCAATGCAGGCTTTAGTAGAGTTGTTTTACCGCTGTGAAGAAAGTGCTCGGCAGCAAGAAGCCCACACCAATGAGATCATTGATCATGACCTAACTGAACAAAGCAAATTGaaagaagatgagaagaaggaagatgaaataGAGGAAACTGTTGCTAAAT TACTTCAAAAGGCTGGCCATCACATGGAAGACACGCTCATTGCTGCATACACTGCATTGCTCACTGGCTACTGCATAATGGAAGATGAG TCATGTGAAGCACAAATTCGTGCCATGCTCCCAGAAGCCAACTTTAGTTTGATGGTAACAGTGCTGAAAAAGTTTCTCCGCTTCATGGACTTGACAGCATCT ACAAGCCTATTGCGAAGCCTGAAGCCCACAGAACGTGTGGTAAAATATATGGAGAAGTTGGATAGCAAccctgaagaagaggaggagatggatagaAAAAAGCAGGAAGCCAAAGAGATGGACTTTGATGCTTTTGGTTTTTAG